A DNA window from Deltaproteobacteria bacterium contains the following coding sequences:
- a CDS encoding TIGR02147 family protein, whose amino-acid sequence MNMQDIDVPKQNQLPRTWLYELYRRRKARNEAYSMRAFARSIGLSPALTSQILSGKSSLTRKSAEVIADRLSLSPKQKRTLVLTAMGLGPSGGINTEGGSDSHYYLLEAERFKSISEWQHYAILALADVQGNKSAPEWISRRLGISRTLANSSFARLKKFGLIEENSEGGFRQTTAPLSTPKDVPSTAVKFYHKQNLQKAMDAIDRMPVNERHLSSTTVAVDNESYLKIVEEIRALRLKIAEICEQGKGSRKVHTVAFQLFPVDQGEI is encoded by the coding sequence ATGAACATGCAAGATATCGACGTACCCAAGCAGAATCAGCTCCCCCGAACCTGGCTTTATGAGCTTTACCGCCGGCGAAAGGCGCGTAATGAAGCCTATTCGATGCGTGCATTTGCACGCTCAATAGGTCTTTCTCCCGCACTGACCTCGCAAATTCTTTCTGGCAAGAGTTCGCTCACTCGGAAAAGCGCCGAAGTGATCGCAGATCGACTGAGCCTTTCCCCCAAGCAGAAGCGAACCCTTGTTTTGACAGCGATGGGACTCGGGCCATCCGGAGGCATCAATACGGAGGGCGGTTCAGACTCGCACTATTATTTGCTTGAAGCCGAGCGATTTAAATCCATCTCTGAATGGCAACATTATGCCATTCTCGCTTTGGCTGACGTGCAAGGCAACAAGAGCGCGCCTGAATGGATCTCAAGACGTTTGGGAATCAGCCGCACCCTCGCCAATTCATCCTTCGCCCGCCTAAAGAAGTTTGGCCTTATCGAAGAGAATTCTGAAGGCGGATTTCGTCAAACCACCGCGCCCTTATCAACACCTAAGGACGTTCCTTCGACAGCTGTTAAGTTCTACCACAAACAGAACCTTCAGAAGGCTATGGATGCGATCGATAGGATGCCGGTCAATGAACGACATCTAAGCTCAACGACCGTAGCTGTTGACAACGAAAGTTATCTAAAAATCGTTGAGGAAATTCGTGCGCTACGCCTGAAGATTGCTGAGATCTGCGAACAGGGCAAAGGTAGCCGAAAGGTGCATACGGTCGCCTTCCAACTTTTCCCGGTCGACCAAGGCGAGATTTGA
- a CDS encoding DUF2334 domain-containing protein, translating into MKLSKTRIWTALFGAVVAGVLLLNASPAISLTWPFGKKKCVRIYYDRSKTPESYWIGRTYAMFTQNLLGHFPEWQQIVSPIELYQVGEIETCEATIYLGSFFENAIPKAFYDDFAKTKKRVAWAGYSVWKYSPAELSRLFGHEYAGLTTLELGKFDPEGRPAFFRDVLYKGETFSKFGDFVKLDPSLWRSESEFRAGFEQVKLVPAKNLENRKGAKVLAETRHSLTGEKIPYVVQKDNRFYFADVPFSYMHESDRMLVFADLLFDILDEKPRHNGKYAVVRIEDIHPMIPLFEMDDILRVLREEKVPVTISLIPLFFDPLFRADRPEGEELVTMDRHVGFMDMIRQLQKEKATFIWHGVTHQYGRQQNPHDGVSGSDFEFWDAINNRPVQEDSAAWALDRLEDGWFTLLKAGVHPTIWLTPHYQASTIDYGVFAKVFPWNVGRVIYYNHRLDGAKVGVPEKDLWFDPKRPGNSKNRFDALSGLKSTVEFDRWNGQIFPYEIYGDVHGQRLIPENLGNSQPFISSHVVRTRSVKEIIADAKRNLVLRDAWASLFYHSFLVGTIETGGRGGFPGDPSELRYILQEIKKLGYQFIDLEDWTRKNTVPIRPEPIVRDTLEIKTRGN; encoded by the coding sequence ATGAAATTGAGTAAAACAAGAATTTGGACCGCATTGTTCGGCGCCGTGGTCGCAGGCGTTTTGCTTCTGAACGCGAGCCCGGCAATCTCGCTGACTTGGCCCTTCGGCAAAAAGAAGTGCGTTCGGATCTATTACGACCGCTCCAAAACTCCGGAATCTTACTGGATTGGTCGTACGTATGCGATGTTCACCCAAAATCTTTTGGGCCATTTTCCTGAATGGCAGCAAATCGTAAGTCCGATTGAGCTTTATCAAGTAGGCGAAATAGAGACTTGCGAAGCGACGATCTACCTCGGTTCGTTTTTCGAAAATGCGATTCCGAAAGCATTTTACGATGATTTCGCGAAAACCAAGAAGCGTGTCGCGTGGGCTGGCTACTCGGTATGGAAATACTCGCCCGCAGAGCTGTCGCGACTTTTCGGCCACGAGTACGCCGGTCTCACGACGCTCGAGTTGGGCAAGTTCGACCCGGAAGGACGACCGGCATTTTTTCGAGATGTGCTTTATAAGGGCGAAACCTTTTCTAAATTTGGTGACTTCGTAAAGCTAGATCCCTCTTTGTGGAGATCTGAATCGGAGTTTCGCGCAGGGTTCGAGCAAGTAAAGTTGGTGCCGGCAAAGAATCTGGAAAATAGAAAAGGTGCGAAAGTTCTTGCTGAAACCCGCCACAGTTTGACGGGCGAAAAAATCCCATACGTTGTGCAAAAAGATAATCGATTCTATTTTGCTGACGTTCCCTTTAGCTATATGCACGAATCCGATAGAATGTTGGTTTTTGCTGACCTTCTTTTTGACATCCTGGATGAAAAGCCACGGCATAACGGAAAGTATGCAGTGGTTCGGATCGAGGACATTCATCCGATGATTCCTCTGTTCGAGATGGATGATATTCTTCGTGTCTTAAGAGAAGAAAAGGTTCCGGTTACCATTTCGTTGATCCCCTTGTTTTTCGACCCGTTGTTTCGTGCCGACCGCCCGGAGGGCGAAGAGCTCGTGACAATGGATCGGCACGTCGGATTCATGGATATGATCCGCCAGTTACAGAAAGAGAAAGCAACTTTCATCTGGCACGGTGTCACCCACCAGTATGGCCGACAGCAAAACCCACACGATGGCGTTTCTGGCTCTGATTTTGAATTTTGGGACGCGATCAATAATCGCCCGGTGCAGGAAGATTCAGCGGCGTGGGCGCTTGATCGTCTGGAAGATGGTTGGTTTACGCTATTGAAGGCCGGTGTTCATCCAACAATTTGGCTGACTCCCCATTATCAAGCATCGACGATCGATTACGGTGTTTTTGCGAAGGTCTTTCCGTGGAATGTTGGCCGAGTGATATATTATAATCATCGCCTCGATGGCGCAAAAGTAGGGGTGCCAGAAAAAGACCTGTGGTTCGATCCCAAGCGCCCTGGAAACTCAAAAAACCGCTTTGATGCACTCAGTGGTCTTAAGTCGACTGTTGAGTTTGATCGGTGGAACGGTCAGATTTTCCCCTATGAGATTTATGGGGACGTCCATGGTCAGCGCTTGATTCCGGAAAACCTGGGCAATAGCCAACCGTTCATCAGTTCGCATGTCGTGCGCACTCGGTCAGTGAAAGAAATCATCGCCGATGCGAAAAGAAATTTGGTGTTGCGTGACGCTTGGGCCTCTTTGTTCTATCATTCTTTCCTCGTCGGAACGATCGAGACGGGTGGTCGTGGTGGATTTCCTGGGGACCCCAGTGAGCTTCGCTACATTCTGCAGGAAATAAAAAAATTGGGTTATCAGTTCATCGATCTCGAGGATTGGACCCGAAAAAACACAGTCCCCATACGCCCGGAACCTATTGTTCGCGACACGTTGGAAATAAAGACGAGAGGAAACTGA
- the fliD gene encoding flagellar filament capping protein FliD, protein MAGIRFGSINTGLPPNIVDQLIEAERIPMKQLEARKMKSEEKMKLVEDLQTKVGDIRKNLGELANTRGFTDVKLTSGDPSVISGTVDPASYTPGNWNIEVMQLAQKASVKTNGFPDKDKTEIGIGYFRFQTPDGNKDVYINNNNNTLEGAAKAINQAGIGVRASVINDRKDVDSPWKLVLSSDGVGTDKSVEYPRLYFLDGDQDMYFDSEVEAKNGVVKVDGFEMEIGDNVLKDVIPGVTLELKQASPGRAVNLTVKEDLEVVSGKIKGFVDALNSVLGFIQTQNKMTKETDTTKTLGGDSILRSVESRVRQMVQNPQYGLKGSVRSLNQLGITFNRAGTLDFDQKKFNAALAANPEHVQEFFAGDGFSTGFIAAVRREVTNLTNPGFGPLNNRARGLKTQIDQMDQRIEQKERQLVKKEEQLRNKFAKLEETMSRIKGQGAQVSAIASGGFGGGGGGGGFGV, encoded by the coding sequence TTGGCGGGCATTCGCTTCGGATCTATCAACACAGGGCTTCCGCCGAATATCGTCGATCAGTTGATCGAGGCGGAGCGTATTCCTATGAAGCAGCTTGAAGCTCGCAAAATGAAATCCGAAGAAAAAATGAAGCTCGTTGAAGATCTGCAAACTAAAGTTGGCGATATCCGCAAAAATCTTGGTGAACTCGCTAACACTCGTGGCTTTACAGACGTGAAACTTACCTCTGGTGATCCAAGCGTCATTAGCGGAACAGTTGACCCGGCGTCGTACACGCCAGGTAATTGGAACATTGAAGTCATGCAGTTGGCACAAAAAGCCTCGGTGAAAACAAATGGCTTTCCCGACAAAGATAAAACTGAAATTGGAATTGGTTATTTTCGATTTCAAACTCCAGACGGCAACAAAGACGTCTATATCAACAATAATAACAACACTCTTGAAGGCGCAGCCAAAGCCATCAACCAAGCGGGTATCGGCGTGCGTGCAAGTGTGATCAACGATCGAAAAGATGTGGATAGCCCGTGGAAGCTTGTACTTTCCTCGGATGGTGTCGGTACAGATAAGTCGGTCGAGTATCCACGTCTTTATTTTTTAGATGGTGATCAGGACATGTACTTCGACAGTGAAGTCGAAGCTAAAAACGGAGTCGTTAAAGTCGATGGCTTTGAAATGGAAATTGGCGACAATGTTTTGAAAGATGTCATTCCCGGAGTGACACTTGAGCTCAAGCAAGCTTCGCCAGGGCGGGCCGTCAACCTTACGGTCAAGGAAGATTTGGAAGTTGTCAGCGGCAAGATCAAAGGTTTCGTCGATGCGTTGAACAGTGTTCTTGGGTTCATTCAAACTCAAAATAAAATGACGAAAGAGACCGACACCACCAAAACGTTAGGTGGCGATAGTATCTTGCGGTCTGTCGAATCTCGAGTGCGGCAAATGGTTCAGAATCCGCAGTATGGCCTAAAAGGAAGTGTCCGCTCGTTGAATCAATTGGGAATTACATTCAACCGCGCAGGTACGTTGGATTTTGATCAAAAGAAATTCAATGCAGCTTTGGCCGCTAATCCAGAACACGTGCAGGAGTTTTTTGCGGGCGACGGGTTCTCGACGGGATTCATCGCAGCGGTTCGGCGTGAAGTGACAAATCTCACGAATCCTGGGTTTGGTCCGTTGAACAATCGCGCACGAGGGCTGAAGACACAAATCGATCAAATGGATCAGAGAATTGAACAAAAAGAACGGCAGCTCGTAAAGAAAGAAGAGCAACTCCGAAACAAGTTCGCCAAGCTCGAAGAAACTATGTCCCGTATCAAGGGGCAGGGAGCGCAGGTTTCGGCAATCGCTAGCGGCGGATTTGGTGGCGGCGGAGGCGGCGGTGGATTTGGAGTTTAA
- the wecB gene encoding UDP-N-acetylglucosamine 2-epimerase (non-hydrolyzing), with protein sequence MKNLQAPGRTHQTGTPLRIAFVFGTRPEAVKMAVPILRAKYDGRFQPIVISTGQHREMMQPILNFFGIVPDVDLQLMKPGQSLTEFVASAMIRLREAWHVHRPDIVCIQGDTATCAAAAIAAFFEKIPLAHIEAGLRTHDLMSPFPEEYNRKTVAMTAAWNFAPTKQAELNLLNEGIGAEKIIVTGNTGIDALFSVRERLTQDPASEIRFHEKYPAVSKALREKRKIVLVTTHRRESFGEPLRETLRSLLTLSKRPDVKIFLPVHRNPIVLQAVDEVLGSDSNIELLEPLDYVPFVWMMNQATILLTDSGGVQEEAPSLGKPVLVLRDKTERQEAVDAGTALLVGTNSNMILKHASHLLDNPQALAEMAAKKNPFGDGKATGRILDSLAGNV encoded by the coding sequence ATGAAGAACCTTCAAGCTCCTGGCCGAACTCATCAAACTGGAACCCCCCTACGAATCGCCTTTGTCTTCGGGACTCGCCCCGAGGCCGTTAAAATGGCAGTTCCGATTTTGCGAGCGAAGTACGACGGGCGATTTCAGCCGATCGTGATTTCAACTGGGCAACATCGCGAAATGATGCAGCCGATTTTGAATTTTTTCGGAATTGTACCCGATGTTGACCTGCAGTTGATGAAACCGGGGCAAAGCCTTACCGAGTTTGTCGCTAGCGCGATGATTCGTCTTCGCGAGGCTTGGCACGTTCACCGCCCCGATATCGTCTGCATTCAGGGCGACACTGCTACCTGTGCCGCCGCTGCGATCGCAGCATTTTTCGAAAAGATCCCGCTCGCTCATATCGAGGCCGGACTTCGAACTCATGACCTCATGTCGCCATTTCCGGAAGAGTATAATCGTAAAACAGTGGCAATGACTGCTGCGTGGAACTTCGCTCCGACCAAGCAAGCGGAGTTAAATCTATTGAACGAGGGAATCGGCGCTGAAAAAATCATCGTGACTGGCAACACTGGTATCGACGCGCTTTTCTCAGTTCGTGAACGTCTGACTCAAGATCCCGCAAGTGAAATTCGATTTCACGAAAAATATCCTGCCGTTTCAAAAGCCCTGCGTGAGAAAAGAAAAATCGTTCTTGTAACAACACATCGGCGAGAAAGTTTTGGCGAACCGCTTCGGGAAACACTTCGCTCGCTACTAACTTTGTCCAAACGACCGGACGTAAAAATATTTCTTCCGGTTCACCGGAATCCGATTGTTCTTCAGGCGGTCGACGAAGTTTTGGGAAGCGATTCAAATATCGAACTTCTTGAGCCCCTGGATTACGTCCCTTTCGTTTGGATGATGAATCAGGCGACGATTCTTCTAACCGACTCTGGGGGGGTCCAAGAGGAGGCTCCATCGCTCGGCAAGCCAGTGTTAGTTCTGCGCGACAAAACCGAGCGCCAAGAGGCGGTTGACGCAGGAACTGCGCTTCTCGTCGGAACGAATTCGAACATGATCTTGAAACACGCAAGCCACCTGCTCGACAATCCTCAGGCGCTCGCAGAAATGGCCGCGAAGAAAAATCCTTTCGGCGACGGCAAAGCTACCGGTCGAATTTTGGATTCACTCGCCGGTAACGTTTAA
- the fliS gene encoding flagellar export chaperone FliS translates to MKNAYQKYKTTSIQSAGREKLLLMMYEGAIKFTKLGIQAAEEKRIADRGMNIGRAYDIVMELNNTLDHSVGGDISKNLEQLYMYITELYTKGNISGSPEPLREALKLLETLYDGWQKAVEQLKKNQGEKVG, encoded by the coding sequence ATGAAAAACGCTTATCAGAAGTACAAAACGACGTCGATTCAAAGTGCAGGACGCGAAAAGCTGTTGTTGATGATGTACGAAGGTGCCATCAAATTTACGAAGCTTGGGATTCAAGCGGCGGAAGAGAAGCGGATTGCTGATCGTGGTATGAATATTGGGCGAGCGTACGACATTGTTATGGAGCTCAATAATACGCTTGATCATAGCGTCGGTGGCGATATCTCAAAAAATCTCGAGCAGTTGTATATGTACATCACTGAGCTCTACACAAAAGGCAATATTAGTGGCAGCCCCGAGCCCCTTCGCGAAGCATTGAAGCTTCTCGAAACCCTGTATGACGGGTGGCAAAAGGCAGTCGAACAATTGAAGAAAAACCAAGGCGAAAAAGTCGGCTAA
- a CDS encoding VWA domain-containing protein, protein MKFRLFDKQSSNGFVATAARAVLVGASVLSVAAPAMALNVKSHNVRYSGGLTQIRMEVDVYQGTAPSALDILFVIDDSASMGTHQKNLLNNVSNLVNASLKSGVDLHAAVITTTVDSEPYKPLPGYVHGGRLIGVTNKVAKTSDGNFEQVLTENLKIGMQLNGSGNEQPFQAVRLALSEPLLSNENAGFLRPNAALAVFLLTDADDQSLDPVATYVDFLRQLKQNAVTMHAAFIPTTHVVVPGATCDRSGEPAPARIEEALTALGTLAESVNLCETDYSSRLSTIGSKYEMIGVRSVQFKLPAIISSIKVTYGSTVLVAGDVLKGWVYDSSKLQLQLGQFINWRSQPAGTKLVVEYTVD, encoded by the coding sequence ATGAAATTTCGACTTTTTGATAAGCAAAGTTCTAATGGTTTTGTCGCAACAGCGGCTCGAGCAGTTTTGGTCGGCGCATCGGTTCTTTCGGTTGCGGCACCGGCAATGGCATTGAACGTAAAGTCCCACAACGTGCGCTACAGCGGCGGGTTGACGCAAATTCGTATGGAAGTCGATGTCTATCAAGGGACGGCACCGTCGGCCCTCGACATTCTTTTTGTCATTGATGATTCGGCATCGATGGGAACCCATCAAAAGAATTTATTGAACAACGTTTCGAATCTCGTTAACGCTTCGTTGAAGTCAGGTGTTGATCTTCATGCGGCAGTCATCACGACGACCGTCGATTCAGAACCATACAAGCCGCTTCCCGGCTATGTTCATGGCGGACGACTGATCGGAGTCACGAACAAAGTCGCGAAAACAAGCGACGGAAATTTTGAACAAGTATTGACGGAAAACTTGAAAATCGGAATGCAGCTTAATGGTTCAGGAAATGAACAGCCATTTCAAGCCGTTCGTTTGGCACTTTCCGAACCGCTTCTTTCGAACGAGAACGCTGGCTTCTTGCGTCCGAACGCAGCTCTTGCCGTGTTTCTTTTGACGGACGCTGACGATCAATCACTAGATCCGGTTGCGACCTACGTTGATTTTCTTCGGCAGCTGAAGCAAAACGCGGTGACAATGCATGCGGCCTTTATTCCGACTACACACGTTGTCGTACCGGGTGCGACTTGTGATCGAAGTGGTGAACCGGCTCCAGCTCGGATCGAAGAAGCACTCACTGCTTTAGGAACACTGGCAGAATCTGTGAATCTTTGCGAAACTGATTACAGCAGCCGTTTGAGCACTATTGGTTCGAAGTACGAAATGATCGGCGTTCGCTCAGTGCAGTTTAAATTGCCAGCAATTATTTCCTCGATCAAAGTGACCTACGGGTCCACAGTGTTAGTGGCAGGCGATGTGCTGAAGGGCTGGGTTTATGACTCGTCCAAGCTTCAATTGCAGCTTGGGCAATTCATCAATTGGCGTTCACAGCCTGCAGGAACGAAACTTGTCGTCGAGTATACTGTAGACTGA
- a CDS encoding MOSC domain-containing protein: MSAQRPQVLSTNTGGPKEYRLNGTTIRSSMRRLPQESGIDVTFLRVLGDEFDAAKIHGVREAVVYALASDFYADFAKAIDRPVEIGSFGENLTMSALNERKVMLGDEYEVGTVRLKVSAPRIPCNRLNFVFQNQSTQETFVAFGRPGVYFEVLAEGKISAGDVLHLSKSHHCEYSIADIFRLWRLQREVSLGKIDIGTVRHEFKKLVDDESVSEFVRSRFRKSL; the protein is encoded by the coding sequence ATGAGCGCTCAACGACCTCAGGTCTTATCGACCAACACCGGCGGCCCCAAAGAATACAGGCTTAACGGCACGACGATCCGGTCGTCTATGCGTCGGTTGCCTCAGGAATCTGGTATTGACGTTACTTTTCTCCGGGTTCTTGGTGACGAATTTGATGCCGCCAAGATTCATGGGGTGCGTGAGGCTGTTGTGTATGCTTTAGCTTCGGATTTCTACGCAGATTTCGCCAAAGCAATAGACCGACCCGTTGAGATCGGTTCGTTTGGTGAAAATCTCACGATGAGTGCTCTTAACGAAAGAAAGGTGATGCTTGGTGATGAGTATGAAGTGGGTACGGTTCGATTAAAAGTTTCCGCGCCTAGAATACCGTGCAATCGTCTCAACTTCGTTTTTCAAAATCAGTCCACTCAGGAAACATTCGTCGCTTTCGGGCGTCCCGGCGTTTACTTCGAAGTTTTAGCCGAAGGAAAAATCAGTGCTGGCGACGTTTTGCATTTGTCGAAATCGCATCATTGCGAATACTCGATTGCCGACATTTTTCGTCTGTGGAGGCTTCAGCGGGAAGTCAGCCTAGGGAAAATAGACATTGGTACCGTTAGGCATGAATTCAAAAAACTAGTGGATGACGAATCTGTTTCCGAATTTGTTCGTTCCCGATTTCGAAAATCTCTTTAG
- a CDS encoding flagellar protein FlaG, with product MDVKNVIRNILPFSKNPVSEAKRRELVQGEAKASPDRDSNPQDPNHHEEAPKRGLSEEEIQAAIAHLEALPGVKDNGLRIRLEKKDGIPVVYVEDPSGRVVRRIPESELSLMKGRSSDAKSTGQLLNKAM from the coding sequence ATGGATGTCAAAAATGTAATTCGTAACATCCTTCCGTTTAGCAAGAATCCCGTTTCGGAAGCGAAGCGAAGGGAACTAGTACAAGGTGAGGCTAAAGCGTCACCTGATCGCGATTCTAATCCGCAAGATCCCAACCATCATGAAGAAGCTCCAAAGCGCGGGCTATCGGAAGAAGAAATTCAAGCCGCGATTGCGCATCTCGAGGCTCTTCCGGGCGTCAAAGACAACGGACTTCGAATTCGACTTGAGAAAAAAGATGGAATTCCCGTCGTTTACGTCGAAGATCCCTCCGGCCGAGTTGTGCGACGGATTCCCGAATCAGAGCTAAGCCTAATGAAAGGCCGTTCTTCCGACGCCAAATCCACGGGTCAGCTCTTAAACAAAGCCATGTAA
- a CDS encoding flagellin FliC, producing the protein MGMRIATNVSSITAQRQLAGSSREMQKSFAQLSSGSRITKSADDAAGLAVSENLKSQIRGFAQAGRNALDGVSLIQTAEGGLNEISNIMTRLRELGVQAASDTVSDRERGFLDKEVQQLKNEADRIAKSTRFGDTKLLDGSGGRFDFQVGIDNDDFNDRIGFEASEQNATVAELGVDSLDFTTREGARESLAVLDEAQLQVNGFRANLGALQNRLVSTQDNISVAHENLSAANSRIRDTDIAMATSEVTRNQIMQNATVSVLASANASQQSALKLIG; encoded by the coding sequence ATGGGTATGCGGATCGCAACGAACGTTTCCTCGATCACAGCACAACGTCAACTTGCAGGCAGCTCGCGCGAAATGCAAAAGTCGTTTGCGCAGTTGTCTTCTGGATCACGGATCACAAAGTCAGCAGATGATGCTGCAGGTCTCGCGGTCAGTGAAAACTTGAAATCGCAAATTCGCGGTTTTGCGCAAGCGGGACGTAACGCCCTTGACGGTGTCTCTTTAATTCAAACGGCAGAAGGTGGATTGAACGAAATTTCGAACATCATGACTCGCCTTCGTGAACTTGGTGTTCAAGCAGCCTCCGATACGGTCAGTGACCGTGAAAGAGGTTTCCTTGATAAGGAAGTTCAACAGTTAAAAAATGAAGCAGATCGTATTGCGAAGTCCACGCGCTTCGGTGACACGAAGCTCTTGGATGGCAGTGGTGGTCGCTTCGACTTCCAAGTTGGTATCGACAACGACGATTTCAACGACCGAATTGGTTTTGAGGCGTCAGAACAGAACGCCACGGTTGCTGAGTTGGGTGTCGACAGCTTAGATTTCACGACTCGAGAAGGTGCGCGGGAATCCTTGGCAGTTCTCGATGAGGCGCAGCTTCAAGTGAACGGCTTCCGTGCAAACTTGGGTGCTCTTCAGAACCGATTGGTATCGACTCAAGACAACATCAGCGTTGCACACGAAAACTTGTCAGCTGCTAACTCTCGAATTCGCGACACAGATATCGCTATGGCGACTTCTGAAGTGACGCGAAACCAGATCATGCAGAACGCGACAGTGTCGGTCCTTGCAAGTGCGAATGCATCCCAGCAGTCAGCACTGAAGTTGATCGGCTAA
- a CDS encoding glycosyltransferase, translating into MSLPLSGEFFAVEFFPVVGLLLLAALLAVDDLFIDLMSAIKRLRPKAVGKDELRSWRQQSQKNIAVVVANWHEEDVIERMLRGNLSRLEYARVWFFVGVYPNDEATVEAARRAARNDSRVVVVENPVPGPTTKGQMLNVIFRRTFEVESRIGSQFDIFLMHDSEDVLHPQSLLMINAEMTSGFDFVQIPVFSFARKASMIVGSTYIDEFAEIHTKDLLVRDYLKAGIPSAGVGTAISRRLVQNLMSTQHGSVLNETSLTEDYILGLTTAHLGYRSKFVSRYIPHYDRNGKLVRREFIATREYFPSEWGRAVRQKGRWIHGIVLQGRRLLKFEGSPARRYFLMRDRKGPVTAIVGVLGVMVLLGNLLLRTFAPDVYETQILPLFSSPIIVSLFGFNLMAGTFRAAQRGYAVWLTQDMATACLSLFRIPVGNFLNFAAVLRAISQDRVARSTGAAPKWTKTIHELPADFGLEQPAQAEEPSKQVQL; encoded by the coding sequence ATGAGTTTACCTCTATCCGGCGAGTTTTTTGCCGTCGAGTTTTTTCCAGTAGTCGGACTACTTTTGTTGGCCGCACTGTTAGCAGTGGACGATTTGTTTATTGATCTCATGTCGGCGATCAAACGACTGCGTCCGAAGGCAGTAGGCAAAGATGAACTGAGGTCATGGAGGCAGCAATCACAGAAAAACATAGCAGTCGTGGTTGCCAATTGGCATGAAGAAGATGTCATCGAGAGAATGCTCAGAGGTAATCTTTCCCGCCTCGAATATGCGCGCGTTTGGTTTTTTGTTGGTGTCTATCCGAATGACGAAGCGACTGTCGAAGCGGCACGGCGCGCGGCTAGAAATGATTCTCGAGTCGTCGTTGTTGAGAACCCGGTTCCGGGTCCGACCACAAAAGGTCAGATGTTAAATGTGATTTTCCGCCGCACTTTTGAAGTAGAATCTCGAATTGGCAGTCAGTTTGATATTTTTCTCATGCATGACTCGGAGGACGTCCTCCATCCGCAGTCGTTGTTAATGATTAACGCCGAAATGACGAGCGGCTTCGATTTCGTCCAAATTCCTGTTTTCTCGTTCGCGCGCAAGGCATCTATGATTGTTGGTTCTACCTACATCGATGAATTTGCCGAAATACACACGAAGGACCTTCTCGTACGAGACTACCTGAAAGCCGGAATACCGTCGGCCGGAGTTGGAACAGCGATCTCGCGCCGACTTGTTCAAAACCTTATGTCGACTCAGCACGGATCAGTGCTCAATGAAACTTCTTTGACGGAAGACTATATTCTCGGTCTTACGACTGCTCACTTAGGGTATCGATCGAAGTTTGTCTCACGTTACATTCCGCATTATGATCGCAATGGTAAACTGGTACGCCGCGAATTCATCGCCACGCGAGAATATTTTCCGAGCGAGTGGGGCCGTGCAGTTCGTCAAAAAGGACGCTGGATTCACGGTATCGTTTTGCAGGGTCGTCGACTGTTGAAGTTCGAGGGATCACCGGCGCGACGCTATTTTCTGATGCGTGACCGAAAAGGCCCTGTGACAGCGATCGTTGGCGTATTGGGCGTGATGGTTTTGCTCGGAAATCTTTTGCTCCGCACCTTCGCCCCCGATGTTTACGAGACGCAGATTCTGCCACTTTTTTCGAGTCCGATAATCGTGTCACTTTTCGGTTTCAACCTCATGGCTGGAACTTTTAGGGCCGCCCAGCGAGGCTATGCGGTCTGGCTGACTCAAGACATGGCGACAGCTTGTTTAAGTTTGTTTCGAATTCCAGTTGGTAACTTTTTAAACTTTGCCGCTGTTCTTCGCGCCATTTCGCAAGATCGCGTCGCGCGCTCGACCGGAGCCGCGCCCAAATGGACAAAAACGATTCACGAATTGCCAGCAGACTTCGGTCTTGAGCAACCGGCCCAAGCAGAAGAGCCGTCGAAACAGGTACAGTTATGA